In Rhinolophus ferrumequinum isolate MPI-CBG mRhiFer1 chromosome 7, mRhiFer1_v1.p, whole genome shotgun sequence, the following proteins share a genomic window:
- the CCDC112 gene encoding coiled-coil domain-containing protein 112 isoform X2, producing the protein MAALTTVVVAAAATAVAGAVAGTGAATGTGVGAAPVPQQNDGCFGTSGGIRAFQLQNWKQKVNRTRKADFIRTAEKFKNQVINIEKDKHSHFYNQKSDFRIEYSMLEELENKLINSRKTERAKIQQQLAKIQNNVKKLQHQLKNVKPTPDFVEKLREMMEEIENAINTFKEEQRLIYEELIKEEKTTNNELSAISRKIDTWALSNSETEKAFRAMPSKVPIDKVTASTLPEEVVDFENFLQQTGGRQGGWDDYDHQNFVKVRNKHKGKSTFMAEVLEHLPGRTQDEVQQHEKWYQKFLALEERKKESIQTWKTRKQQKKKEIFKLKEKAENIPMLFHNKQEGNQKQKEEQRKKQKLAVEAWKKQKSIEMSMKYASHLKEEEEKEKKQQKERQRQFKLKLLLENYTQQKKEQEEFLRLEKEIKEKAEKAEKRKTAADEISRFQERVENNVSRDPSRLYKPTKGWEERTKKIGPTGSGPLLHIPHRAIPTWRQGV; encoded by the exons ATGGCCGCGCTAACGACAGTCGTGGTGGCGGCGGCAGCCACCGCTGTAGCCGGGGCTGTGGCGGGGACGGGCGCCGCCACCGGGACCGGCGTGGGAGCAGCGCCGGTGCCCCAACAG AATGATGGCTGTTTTGGTACTTCAGGTGGAATTCGTGCTTTTCAACTTCAGAACTGGAAGCAGAAAGTTAATCGGACTAGGAAAGCAGATTTTATACGCACagcagaaaaattcaaaaatca agttattaacatagaaaaagataaacacagtCATTTCTACAATCAAAAAAGTGACTTCAGAATTGAGTATAGtatgctggaagaattggaaaataaattgattaacAGCAGGAAAACAGAAA GAGCGAAAATCCAGCAACAATTGGcaaaaatacagaataatgtAAAGAAACTTCAGCATCAGTTAAAAAATGTGAAGCCTACACCTGATT ttgttgaaaagctcagagaaatgatggaagaaattgaaaatgcaaTTAACACTTTTAAGGAAGAACAGAGGTTgat atatGAAGAGCttattaaagaagagaaaacaactaATAATGAGCTGAGTGCCATATCAAGAAAAATTGACACATGGGCTTTGAGtaattcagaaacagaaaaagcttTCAGAGCAATGCCAAGCAAAGTTCCTATAGACAAAGTAACTGCAAGTACTCTTCCAGAAGAAGTGGTAGATTTTGAAAACTTCCTTCAGCAAACAGGAGGGCGACAAGGGGGCTGGGATGATTATGATCACCAGAACTTTGTAAAGgtgagaaacaaacacaaagggaAGTCAACATTTATGGCAGAAGTTCTAGAACACCTTCCTGGAAGAACACAGGATGAAGTTCAACAGCATGAGAAATGGTATCAAAAATTTCTGGccctagaagaaagaaaaaaagag tcTATTCAGACTTGgaaaactagaaaacagcaaaaaaaaaaagaaattttcaagtTAAAGGAGAAGGCAGAAAACATACCTATGCTTTTTCATAATAAACAAGAAggtaatcaaaaacaaaaagaagaacaaagaaagaagcagaaattgGCAGTTGAAGcttggaaaaaacagaaaagtatagaAATGTCAATGAAATATGCTTCCCatttaaaagaagaggaagagaaagagaaaaagcagcaaAAAGAGCGCCAACGTCAGTTTAAACTAAAATTACTACTGGAAAACTATACCCAGCagaagaaagaacaggaagaatTTTTAAGACTCGAAAAGGAGataaaggaaaaggcagaaaaggcagaaaaaaggaaaactgcagCTGATGAAATTTCCAGATTTCAAGAAAGA GTTGAAAACAATGTTAGCAGAGATCCCTCTAGACTTTACAAACCTACCAAAGGTTGGGAAGAACGAACCAAAAAGATAGGACCAACAGGCTCTGGGCCACTTCTACATATCCCACATAG gGCTATTCCAACCTGGAGACAAGGAGTTTAG
- the CCDC112 gene encoding coiled-coil domain-containing protein 112 isoform X1, which yields MAALTTVVVAAAATAVAGAVAGTGAATGTGVGAAPVPQQNDGCFGTSGGIRAFQLQNWKQKVNRTRKADFIRTAEKFKNQVINIEKDKHSHFYNQKSDFRIEYSMLEELENKLINSRKTERAKIQQQLAKIQNNVKKLQHQLKNVKPTPDFVEKLREMMEEIENAINTFKEEQRLIYEELIKEEKTTNNELSAISRKIDTWALSNSETEKAFRAMPSKVPIDKVTASTLPEEVVDFENFLQQTGGRQGGWDDYDHQNFVKVRNKHKGKSTFMAEVLEHLPGRTQDEVQQHEKWYQKFLALEERKKESIQTWKTRKQQKKKEIFKLKEKAENIPMLFHNKQEGNQKQKEEQRKKQKLAVEAWKKQKSIEMSMKYASHLKEEEEKEKKQQKERQRQFKLKLLLENYTQQKKEQEEFLRLEKEIKEKAEKAEKRKTAADEISRFQERDLYKLELKILDRQSKEDEKAEKQRRLAKLKEKVENNVSRDPSRLYKPTKGWEERTKKIGPTGSGPLLHIPHRAIPTWRQGV from the exons ATGGCCGCGCTAACGACAGTCGTGGTGGCGGCGGCAGCCACCGCTGTAGCCGGGGCTGTGGCGGGGACGGGCGCCGCCACCGGGACCGGCGTGGGAGCAGCGCCGGTGCCCCAACAG AATGATGGCTGTTTTGGTACTTCAGGTGGAATTCGTGCTTTTCAACTTCAGAACTGGAAGCAGAAAGTTAATCGGACTAGGAAAGCAGATTTTATACGCACagcagaaaaattcaaaaatca agttattaacatagaaaaagataaacacagtCATTTCTACAATCAAAAAAGTGACTTCAGAATTGAGTATAGtatgctggaagaattggaaaataaattgattaacAGCAGGAAAACAGAAA GAGCGAAAATCCAGCAACAATTGGcaaaaatacagaataatgtAAAGAAACTTCAGCATCAGTTAAAAAATGTGAAGCCTACACCTGATT ttgttgaaaagctcagagaaatgatggaagaaattgaaaatgcaaTTAACACTTTTAAGGAAGAACAGAGGTTgat atatGAAGAGCttattaaagaagagaaaacaactaATAATGAGCTGAGTGCCATATCAAGAAAAATTGACACATGGGCTTTGAGtaattcagaaacagaaaaagcttTCAGAGCAATGCCAAGCAAAGTTCCTATAGACAAAGTAACTGCAAGTACTCTTCCAGAAGAAGTGGTAGATTTTGAAAACTTCCTTCAGCAAACAGGAGGGCGACAAGGGGGCTGGGATGATTATGATCACCAGAACTTTGTAAAGgtgagaaacaaacacaaagggaAGTCAACATTTATGGCAGAAGTTCTAGAACACCTTCCTGGAAGAACACAGGATGAAGTTCAACAGCATGAGAAATGGTATCAAAAATTTCTGGccctagaagaaagaaaaaaagag tcTATTCAGACTTGgaaaactagaaaacagcaaaaaaaaaaagaaattttcaagtTAAAGGAGAAGGCAGAAAACATACCTATGCTTTTTCATAATAAACAAGAAggtaatcaaaaacaaaaagaagaacaaagaaagaagcagaaattgGCAGTTGAAGcttggaaaaaacagaaaagtatagaAATGTCAATGAAATATGCTTCCCatttaaaagaagaggaagagaaagagaaaaagcagcaaAAAGAGCGCCAACGTCAGTTTAAACTAAAATTACTACTGGAAAACTATACCCAGCagaagaaagaacaggaagaatTTTTAAGACTCGAAAAGGAGataaaggaaaaggcagaaaaggcagaaaaaaggaaaactgcagCTGATGAAATTTCCAGATTTCAAGAAAGA gatTTATATAAACTTGAATTGAAAATTCTTGATAGACAGTCAAAGGAGgatgaaaaggcagaaaaacaaagaagactggcaaaattaaaagaaaag GTTGAAAACAATGTTAGCAGAGATCCCTCTAGACTTTACAAACCTACCAAAGGTTGGGAAGAACGAACCAAAAAGATAGGACCAACAGGCTCTGGGCCACTTCTACATATCCCACATAG gGCTATTCCAACCTGGAGACAAGGAGTTTAG
- the CCDC112 gene encoding coiled-coil domain-containing protein 112 isoform X3 — protein MMAVLVLQVEFVLFNFRTGSRKLIGLGKQILYAQQKNSKIRAKIQQQLAKIQNNVKKLQHQLKNVKPTPDFVEKLREMMEEIENAINTFKEEQRLIYEELIKEEKTTNNELSAISRKIDTWALSNSETEKAFRAMPSKVPIDKVTASTLPEEVVDFENFLQQTGGRQGGWDDYDHQNFVKVRNKHKGKSTFMAEVLEHLPGRTQDEVQQHEKWYQKFLALEERKKESIQTWKTRKQQKKKEIFKLKEKAENIPMLFHNKQEGNQKQKEEQRKKQKLAVEAWKKQKSIEMSMKYASHLKEEEEKEKKQQKERQRQFKLKLLLENYTQQKKEQEEFLRLEKEIKEKAEKAEKRKTAADEISRFQERDLYKLELKILDRQSKEDEKAEKQRRLAKLKEKVENNVSRDPSRLYKPTKGWEERTKKIGPTGSGPLLHIPHRAIPTWRQGV, from the exons ATGATGGCTGTTTTGGTACTTCAGGTGGAATTCGTGCTTTTCAACTTCAGAACTGGAAGCAGAAAGTTAATCGGACTAGGAAAGCAGATTTTATACGCACagcagaaaaattcaaaaatca GAGCGAAAATCCAGCAACAATTGGcaaaaatacagaataatgtAAAGAAACTTCAGCATCAGTTAAAAAATGTGAAGCCTACACCTGATT ttgttgaaaagctcagagaaatgatggaagaaattgaaaatgcaaTTAACACTTTTAAGGAAGAACAGAGGTTgat atatGAAGAGCttattaaagaagagaaaacaactaATAATGAGCTGAGTGCCATATCAAGAAAAATTGACACATGGGCTTTGAGtaattcagaaacagaaaaagcttTCAGAGCAATGCCAAGCAAAGTTCCTATAGACAAAGTAACTGCAAGTACTCTTCCAGAAGAAGTGGTAGATTTTGAAAACTTCCTTCAGCAAACAGGAGGGCGACAAGGGGGCTGGGATGATTATGATCACCAGAACTTTGTAAAGgtgagaaacaaacacaaagggaAGTCAACATTTATGGCAGAAGTTCTAGAACACCTTCCTGGAAGAACACAGGATGAAGTTCAACAGCATGAGAAATGGTATCAAAAATTTCTGGccctagaagaaagaaaaaaagag tcTATTCAGACTTGgaaaactagaaaacagcaaaaaaaaaaagaaattttcaagtTAAAGGAGAAGGCAGAAAACATACCTATGCTTTTTCATAATAAACAAGAAggtaatcaaaaacaaaaagaagaacaaagaaagaagcagaaattgGCAGTTGAAGcttggaaaaaacagaaaagtatagaAATGTCAATGAAATATGCTTCCCatttaaaagaagaggaagagaaagagaaaaagcagcaaAAAGAGCGCCAACGTCAGTTTAAACTAAAATTACTACTGGAAAACTATACCCAGCagaagaaagaacaggaagaatTTTTAAGACTCGAAAAGGAGataaaggaaaaggcagaaaaggcagaaaaaaggaaaactgcagCTGATGAAATTTCCAGATTTCAAGAAAGA gatTTATATAAACTTGAATTGAAAATTCTTGATAGACAGTCAAAGGAGgatgaaaaggcagaaaaacaaagaagactggcaaaattaaaagaaaag GTTGAAAACAATGTTAGCAGAGATCCCTCTAGACTTTACAAACCTACCAAAGGTTGGGAAGAACGAACCAAAAAGATAGGACCAACAGGCTCTGGGCCACTTCTACATATCCCACATAG gGCTATTCCAACCTGGAGACAAGGAGTTTAG